Part of the Triticum aestivum cultivar Chinese Spring chromosome 4D, IWGSC CS RefSeq v2.1, whole genome shotgun sequence genome is shown below.
GTTCTTAAGTTCAACAACTAAAAACCGATAATAAACATAGGAGGAGGAGCATCTTCACCACTTCATCGCTGGGCATTTTCCCATCCGGTCGTCGGCGTAGCTGTAGGCGTCCGCAGTTGGTGGAGGATCTTGGTtgtcggaggaggaggtggaactATGGTCATCGTCGTCGTTGTCCTGCCTCTGCCGCTGCCTCCTTCGCCTCGCGCTCCGACTGCTCTATGGCAAGTCGGAGCGCCCTCGCGTTCTTTTGCCGTAGGCGGTGAGCGTGCGTCTCCGCCGTCATGAGCGACCAACGGTAGCCTAGCGAGGAGCCGCTCGTCCTTGTTGGGCTCCGCCGGCAACCTGCGGCGGTGGTGCGCGGACTGCTCCGCTGCGTCCCTCTCTCTTGCCTGTTGCCTCTCGCGGCGAGCGGTGTGTGCCTCTGATTCCGGGGTGCGCATGCGGGCCGGCGGCACGGGCACTAGCACCCATCGCGGGCCACGCGGAGCAGCGACCGGCGGGGGAAGGGGATGACGCGGGGGCGGAGCGGATTGCGCTGCCCCAACGGTGCTGCCCTCAAGACGGGAGGGGTCAGCTCCGACGTCCGCGCAGCGCCGTCGCTGAAGCTGCGGCGACGCTGGAGATCCGGAGCTACCCCGATGTCCACCTTGAACCACTCCAAGGCAATGCAGAAgtccagctcctcgtcgatgtTGAGGACGGAGCCGGAGTGGCTGCCGGAGCTCGACATTGTGTCGGATTGGATCGAAATCAGAGAGGGAAGAGGAAAGGACGGAGCGAGAGAGGGGATTGAGTGAACTAGGGTTCCAAGGAGCTTTTTTTTTCGAGACAATCCAAGCGAGGAGCTGGATTGGGATCTTTTATGGGAAACCCGTGGGTCAGGCCGGGCCTGTTAGCAAGCCGTCCTAGGCTAAAGACGCCGGACAGCACGAACATTTGCGCCCGGTGGAACCGGTCCGCCATTCATTTGTTCGAGTTGCTGTAATCTACCGCATTCCTTAGCGCCTGATATGCAGACGTAAAATTCCCACAAATTGAGTTCGTCCGTAGCGGCTCAACGACACCTCCCCGCTCCTCCCTGGCGGCGATCAGCCTCCGGCCACAGGAGATGGGCACCGCCGCGAAGCCCCCTCCCTTCGTCTGCTTCAAGTGGCCTTGGGGCCCTAGCCTTAATGCGAGCCCTAGCGCCAGCCCAAGCCCCTGCGGCGACCTCGAGCGCCCCTGGCTCTCCAAGTCTATCTCCACCGTCGCGCAAGGCCTCGTCATCGCCGGTGACATCCCCTCCGCTTCCACTGGAAGCGGAGGTCATGGGGCGAGGTTGTGGAAGCGTTACCCGGGCACCGCGCCGGTGGAGGCGGACCGCGGGGACGCGGAGCAGCGGGCgctggcggcggcgctggcgagCGCGAGGGCGACCACGGTGCTGGAGTTCTACTCGCCGCGCTGCCGCCTCTGCTCATCGCTGCAGGGCCTCGTGCGCGAGCTCGAGGACGGTGGCAATGCATCTGCGAGCTTCGTGTTCGCTGACGCCGAGGACGACCGGTGGCTCCCGGAGGTGAGGGCGTCTCCTCCTGTTCATGCCGATTGCGTTGCTATCCATATTCTCTAGATTTATGCTGTTAATTTTCCTATCAATCGATGGATTAGTCTCGTTAGCCTCGTTGCTCTAATTATTTTTTGTCGGAGCTGGTGCATTGTGTGGTGATTTGTAGAGAACTGAGGTTATAAACACTGATATTTCAGGAGAAGGTTGGTTGCTTATAAGTTTTGTTCGTTAGCATATGCTGGGATGGTATTGAAGAGTTAGGTGCAGTTATTTTCATTTAACTCAAACCCTGTGGTGTGCTTGCATTTCAGTTCGTATGTGAATTGGGTGTTGAAAGTTGCTGCTTTAGGTTCCACTTCCTTGAAAGCCACGTGTTAACTCATAAAACGGTAAATGAATGAGGACGAGCTTCTTATCTTAGATGTAGTTATGTCAATCCCTGTTCCACAACCCACAGTCAGCTGCGTTGTTTGAGATCAAAGAGTTGTGGTGTTTACACTTTACACTGATTTATGTACTGCAATGGTAGCATCAGTGGACATAGTTTGCAGTCATTAGTGTGTGTTGGTGAAGGCTCTTGTTACTGCTAAAATGTAGCCTCGGTAGAAGCAACAATTTGTTCAACTTGAACATGCCTCCTGACTGTCAGGTTACAGCCAATCGTCTAACTGTGTTATCCTCTCATCATCTGAAGGTTACTGATGGAGTGAGTAAATACCATGCAGATGAATGGCTCGGAGAGTGCAACATGAGGGGTATGACATGCTAGACTAAGGAGAAATAAACTATACATGAGAGAGCACTTCAAATGAGGATTAGACATGGTTCTTAATCTCCAAGACACACAGTGCCCACGCCTATATAGTATATAGTGATGACCGGACCCCAATTAATGATTATGTCGACTGGGATACAGACCCTTGGTTAACCTACATCTACCATCTGGCTCAATCTCTAATATGTTGTTCTTTTCATATGATTCAACTTCTTAATCCTCATGGGCCCTAGGCTCTTGCTGCATTCTGCTGCTAGTGTTAGTTTTGGACTCCCGAACAACCTGACTGTCTTGCTGCTGGCGGATGTCCTGGCCATTGTTGCCGAATGTATTGCTGCCACGATGCTCCTATTGCCTTTCCTAGCGCCGTAGCCCCTTTGTCCACAACATCCTCTTTCTGCACAGACATGGCTATTCTTCTTCTACTTAGCATCgatcaagcggtatgatgcataTGCTATAGTTTACTTTAAGGAACTCTGTTACGGATATTTGATATGCCCAAAAAAAAAAGGCTAGGACATGCATTCGAAGGTGCTAGGTAGTATTTACTAGTAATGGTATCCTTTTTTTTAAAACAGTAATAGTGGTACCTTTGTGAGTAGGTCCACATAGGTTTTCAAACACATGTCAATACGATGGAACAAGCCCTAGTGCTTGGAAAGTTGGAAGTAAGCAGTTGGGCAATGAAGATGGTGGGCTTAGTTGAAGGATAAGCAGACGGCAGTTCAGGATAAGTATAACAGAGGCTTGACTGATGCTAAATTTGGTTATTTTGGGCGTTAAGGTTGTTTGAATATCTGACTTGCTAATCATTTCGAACATGGTTGATCTCTACTTTGGTTCTTCTGTGTCAGCAGTACTGCTGTCGTTTTCTGCAGAAACATTGGCCCATTCTGCTTTCCCATTTGGAGAAAGGGTTGCTCAGTTGCTAGACTTAAGTTCTTTGAAATTGAACTACAAACTGTTCCAGTCTCGCAGACACCCAAAACCATCCACCAACCCACTCAGGGTTCCAATTCGTTTAGGGTAGATAGGGATTAGACTTGATCTCTTGTGATGTTCTGGAAATTGAACTAACTTCCCTCCCCACATGAAGGGATTGGGTAAAAATTCTCACCATTCCAGAAAAGTTCTATTGCATGTTAGTAGTCTGTAACAATTCCTGAAAACATTTTTTTTATACTAGTCTCCTTTATGGCTCACAGGCTCAGCTTACCAAGCTCACCGAAGATGCTATTTTTCTTGACATTGTTTGTTTTGAGGTTGCTTACCGTTACGACATACACCATGTGGTTACTGAAGATGCTATTAGTACTATGGGTTGTCCATATTCATATACTGCAATATCTGCTCATGCTTTCATATCCATGACGTTTCCACTCTGAAGTCTGATGCTTCCAGCTTTTTAACAGCAACAATTATATGTATATTTGCAGCTTCTGCATTATGATGTCAGATATGTTCCTTGTTTTGTGCTCCTGGACAAGAATGGTAGAGCCCTAGCGAAAACCGGAGTTCCAACTAGCAGGCAGCATGTTATCGCCGGCCTTCATCATCTTCTTAACATGAAGCAACCATCTGGGCAGGACGGAAAGAAGAGTCGATCATGATGACAATTTCTTGCGCATGATCTGTAATCATGGATCGTATCAGATAACACATTTTTTTTGTTAACCAAGCATAGACAATGTTGGAAAATATATTTTTAGCCAACTCATATATGGTCAGAATTCTAGAAGTTGATGTGGTGTAATTAGAATGTGGGAGAATGTGCTGCTTTTGTGTCCTTTTTCCTGATGAATAGCGGTGTATCTGAATATACACGCTGGAATATTCTTCTGAAATAATTCATCATGATTTGTGATTTGCTGTTAAGGCTGCAGGTGGGACTGCTCGTGGGTGTCCACCTCGTCCCAATACAACTTGGTGGGCGTGAGCGGGAAGCCTGCCAAagcttagactacccacagtgggagtaacataggtggtaacatcacacttatctaggcaaaatagatgatgtggcatgtaattaatgaagaaagagaggcatgtggtaacatagctagttactgtaacattatacatatcaagaaaagatgagtctacaacataataaatgaagtgttgcatgacacaacacatatgttactacccattgtggaggtagtaacattgactagtaacatatacatgttac
Proteins encoded:
- the LOC123096978 gene encoding uncharacterized protein isoform X1, producing MGTAAKPPPFVCFKWPWGPSLNASPSASPSPCGDLERPWLSKSISTVAQGLVIAGDIPSASTGSGGHGARLWKRYPGTAPVEADRGDAEQRALAAALASARATTVLEFYSPRCRLCSSLQGLVRELEDGGNASASFVFADAEDDRWLPELLHYDVRYVPCFVLLDKNGRALAKTGVPTSRQHVIAGLHHLLNMKQPSGQDGKKSRS
- the LOC123096978 gene encoding uncharacterized protein isoform X2; this translates as MGTAAKPPPFVCFKWPWGPSLNASPSASPSPCGDLERPWLSKSISTVAQGLVIAGDIPSASTGSGGHGARLWKRYPGTAPVEADRGDAEQRALAAALASARATTVLEFYSPRCRLCSSLQGLVRELEDGGNASASFVFADAEDDRWLPEVTDGVSKYHADEWLGECNMRGMTC